From the Gasterosteus aculeatus chromosome 13, fGasAcu3.hap1.1, whole genome shotgun sequence genome, one window contains:
- the LOC120830692 gene encoding uncharacterized protein LOC120830692 encodes MGEHDEAESSRGALGGGGPPRPPSKWRQSSSLFNQDVGTPPFLEPADPRWTDVERLQRGLAGCPWPGFTPAPLFVPYICGPVHRPGQQSSREPYKWRVSLEVAHFLPSEISLSVRDGFLEVGGKHEERPDEHGFIARCFTRKYRLPAEIDVTKIASVLSVDGVLTVEAPVPKTSVPSPTIIPIKVELEVTGERLEKYEAPDAELESCRTPEAQSLPSAEEDGKESQQEDRGQRADPGSATVGPQQHKEEEEETREETAAESRPPAAVDGDRPASPRESPEPRVDPQTRADESEQPGHGEPAVDGEIQVAAGSGEAAEEIARPDGPEPGQTPPSEDPGRELEAADVKQEHTG; translated from the exons ATGGGCGAACACGACGAAGCCGAGTCGTCGCGCGGGGCGCTCGGCGGAGGGGGCCCCCCGCGGCCCCCGAGTAAGTGGCGGCAGTCCAGCAGCCTTTTCAACCAGGACGTGGGCACGCCGCCTTTCCTGGAGCCGGCGGACCCTCGGTGGACGGACGTGGAGCGGCTCCAGAGGGGCCTGGCCGGCTGCCCCTGGCCGGGCTTCACACCCGCTCCGCTGTTCGTGCCCTACATCTGTGGGCCGGTGCATCGTCCCGGCCAGCAGAGTAGCAGAGAGCCGTACAAGTGGAGGGTGAGCCTGGAAGTGGCCCACTTCCTCCCCTCGGAGATTTCTCTCAGCGTCAGAGACGGATTCCTGGAGGTCGGAG GGAAACACGAGGAGAGGCCGGACGAGCACGGATTCATCGCCAGGTGTTTTACCAGGAAATACAG GCTGCCGGCTGAGATCGATGTGACCAAAATCGCCTCCGTGCTTTCTGTCGACGGCGTCCTGACTGTGGAGGCTCCAGTCCCCAAAACGTCCGTTCCTTCTCCCACCATCATTCCCATAAAG GTAGAGCTCGAGGTGACTGGAGAAAGGCTGGAGAAATATGAAGCCCCTGACGCAGAACTGGAAAGCTGCAGAACCCCCGAGGCCCAAAGTTTACCGTCCGCAGAGGAGGACGGGAAAGAGTCCCAACAAGAGGATCGCGGCCAGCGGGCCGACCCTGGCAGCGCCACAGTTGGGCCTCAGCagcacaaggaggaggaggaggagactcgCGAAGAGACAGCCGCAGAGTCCCGACCTCCAGCGGCCGTCGATGGCGACCGGCCCGCGAGCCCTCGAGAATCCCCGGAGCCCCGCGTAGATCCGCAAACCCGCGCGGATGAGTCCGAACAGCCGGGACACGGAGAACCAGCCGTGGATGGAGAGATCCAGGTAGCGGCCGGCTCGGGGGAGGCTGCGGAGGAGATCGCCCGCCCCGACGGGCCGGAGCCGGGCCAGACCCCCCCGAGCGAGGACCCGGGCCGGGAGCTGGAGGCCGCCGACGTAAAACAAGAACACACCGGGTAG